A stretch of [Clostridium] scindens DNA encodes these proteins:
- a CDS encoding RuBisCO large subunit C-terminal-like domain-containing protein has product MKFETMALPEGIKEEYLIATYYMNSQKEPDLYDWVKLVAADQSAGTWTHVEGESPEVIEKYGAKVISIIPMAGENACVARIAFPTRNFPFYMPMILSTVAGNVLGQDGIRLVDIEFPDPVLNELPGPILGVEGIRELLGVKERPLVGAILKPCIGVPPEVSAEGALKAALGGADVIKDDELQSDPEYSPMLERLKAVMKALRDAGKDKTSLFAVNVTGENVKDRAMAAIDAGANAIVVNYQALGWGATEDLIRELKRQNIKIPVFGHCAGMGAYYRSKTNGISTALGCGKLARLIGMDMPLVYPDSGRFGISQNELVETHSAATAPMGRINRAFTTVAGGVHPGTIEYLMNLLGNDTILMAGGGIYGHPMGAEAGAKAILQAIEAVMAGEAVKDAANTHAELDAALKFWAK; this is encoded by the coding sequence ATGAAATTTGAGACAATGGCTTTACCAGAAGGCATTAAAGAGGAGTATTTGATTGCAACGTATTACATGAACTCCCAGAAAGAACCAGACTTATATGACTGGGTAAAACTGGTGGCTGCAGACCAGAGCGCAGGCACATGGACCCATGTAGAAGGCGAGAGCCCGGAAGTCATTGAAAAATACGGCGCCAAAGTAATCAGCATCATTCCTATGGCAGGGGAGAATGCATGCGTGGCCAGGATTGCGTTTCCTACCAGAAACTTCCCATTCTATATGCCGATGATCTTAAGCACGGTAGCAGGAAATGTGCTTGGCCAGGATGGAATCCGTCTGGTAGATATTGAATTCCCGGATCCCGTACTCAATGAACTGCCAGGACCAATCCTTGGAGTAGAAGGCATAAGAGAACTTCTTGGAGTAAAAGAGAGGCCTCTGGTAGGCGCGATCCTGAAGCCATGTATTGGAGTTCCGCCAGAGGTAAGCGCAGAAGGCGCATTGAAGGCAGCATTAGGAGGAGCGGATGTTATAAAGGATGATGAATTGCAGAGCGATCCGGAATACTCTCCAATGCTGGAACGGCTGAAGGCGGTTATGAAGGCGCTTCGGGATGCCGGAAAAGACAAGACGTCTCTCTTTGCAGTAAACGTTACAGGAGAAAATGTAAAGGACCGCGCAATGGCGGCTATTGATGCAGGCGCCAACGCGATCGTGGTAAATTATCAGGCGCTTGGATGGGGTGCTACAGAAGACCTGATCCGGGAACTGAAGAGACAGAATATCAAGATCCCGGTATTCGGACATTGTGCCGGCATGGGCGCATATTATCGCTCTAAGACTAACGGTATCTCTACTGCGCTTGGATGCGGCAAGCTTGCCCGTCTGATCGGTATGGATATGCCATTGGTTTATCCGGACAGCGGACGCTTCGGAATCTCCCAGAACGAGCTGGTTGAGACTCACAGCGCTGCAACGGCTCCAATGGGACGTATCAACCGTGCGTTTACGACGGTTGCAGGCGGCGTGCATCCTGGTACCATTGAATACCTGATGAACCTGCTTGGAAACGACACCATTCTTATGGCAGGCGGCGGCATCTATGGCCATCCAATGGGAGCAGAGGCAGGCGCCAAGGCTATCCTGCAGGCTATTGAGGCAGTCATGGCAGGCGAGGCGGTCAAAGACGCGGCAAACACCCATGCAGAATTGGATGCGGCACTTAAGTTTTGGGCAAAGTAG